In Terriglobales bacterium, the genomic window CCAGCGAGGCGGACATCCGAAACGGCCTGGCGGGCAACCTCTGCCGCTGTACCGGATATATGCGCATTTTCGAATCGGTCTTGAAGGCGTGCCGGCAAGAAGGGATGCGCGCTTGAGATCGTTCATCCCAGCCTATGAAATGCGGGCTCCGGAGTCACTCGCTCAGGCTTTGGATCTGCTGGCATCGGAGCCCGGCGTGTGGCAGGCATTCGCGGGTGGCACCGACCTGATGGTGTTGCTCGAAGCCGGCAAGCTCGAGCATCGCCGTTTCCTGAGCATCTGGAATTTGCCGGAACTTCGCGGCATCAACGTAGGCAATGACTTCGTAACTTTCGGTGCTCTCACTACCTACAGTGAAGTTCTGGCCAGTGAAATTCTGCAACGCGAATTTCCGCTGCTGATCGAAGCCGCGCGCACCACAGGCGGAATCGCCACTCAGAATCGTGGCACCCTCGGCGGCAACATTGTGAATGCTTCGCCAGCGGCCGACACGCCGCCCGCACTTCTTGTGTACGAAGCCGAGCTCGAGCTGATTTCGGCCCGCGGCTCCCGCTGGCTTCCTCACCATCAATTCCACATCGGCTACAGGCAGACTCGTCTGCAACCCGACGAGCTACTCGTCCGCATCCGGCTTGCTCGCGACACTTCGCGCTGGCGGCAGTATTACCGCAAGGTCGGGACACGGCGGGCGCAAGCAATCTCCAAGATCTGCCTCGCCGCTCTGCTGGACTCCGAAACTGGAGATGCACGTGTAGCCGTGGGCAGTGTGGCTCCGGTTCCTTTGCGTTGTTTTCGGACCGAGGGCGCCATTCGCGATCACAGCGATGTTCTCGGCACGCTGGCAGGCGAAATCTCACCCATCGACGATATGCGTTCCACCGCAGCCTATCGCACACGGATTGCGCAAAACCTGCTGCAGGACTTTCTTAATGGCCGCTGATCGCGTTGTCCGCAGCCGGCGAGTGGTTCTGCCGGATGGCATCCGGCCCGCGTCAATCCACATTCAGGACG contains:
- a CDS encoding FAD binding domain-containing protein, translated to MRSFIPAYEMRAPESLAQALDLLASEPGVWQAFAGGTDLMVLLEAGKLEHRRFLSIWNLPELRGINVGNDFVTFGALTTYSEVLASEILQREFPLLIEAARTTGGIATQNRGTLGGNIVNASPAADTPPALLVYEAELELISARGSRWLPHHQFHIGYRQTRLQPDELLVRIRLARDTSRWRQYYRKVGTRRAQAISKICLAALLDSETGDARVAVGSVAPVPLRCFRTEGAIRDHSDVLGTLAGEISPIDDMRSTAAYRTRIAQNLLQDFLNGR